gggccaggctagatggtggacgagagcgccgcctgaagttgtttgcgattttgactcattactttagagattgATAAATAAAACTTCGCCGATTTTTGGGAGATGGGACGTTAAGGAAAACTTTCTGCCTATAttgaacatatctacagtatatttgaataccatggccatTGGCCAAGCCataccatagcaaataattccccaaagcagaatgctTTGCTATCGACGTCAGTCTAGGCTAtacaggcctataggctaccccaagcactgtttgacatggggCATGTTTGCTTATGTAACCCTCATTTTTAGAGTACTACCTGGTTAACTATCCAGTCTCGTTGAGGCGTGGAAGGAAAATGGGTTACAGGTGTGAAGATTGACTTTTAGAAGCTTTATTTACAAGACACGTACAACCAGCCAGCACATTCCTAACTCTGCTCTGACTCGAACTTAACATTCCCCCTAATTATCTTCCCCCTAGATACATTCCCAGGAACCAATCTCTTAACAGCATATCCATAATTCCCAAGACATCCACAAGGGTGcataacaaaatacaaaattGACATTAACATATAAAGTAAACAAAGCCATAAAATATATGGCTACACTTATTTAACACTTTACGctagactaggtttcattaAACGAAGACACAACAGTGTGTAATTTATCAGTTTatgcatttattaatttcaacagcaaatagcctacattggcctgtaggctacggcTCAAGTCCATATAGTGACCTATGGCTCCTTGAAACCTCTTCATGTAATCTTGCACAGAAGGTTGTGATCTGACAAATCTGCAACTCGTGTCAAATCTATTGATAATGTGAGTATGTTATGGAGTTAAATACAGTTGTCATTCCAACCACACTGGTAGTATGTGCAATGTGTAGGACCTTTAGCACTGGAGTACAAAATCTCCCACGTTCATTTTCACTAGTACATCACCTCTAAACGTGCATCCAGGCTGCATTGCCACTACTATACTTACCcattccccactctctctctctctctctctctctctctctctccctctttctctctctctcaaagtctTATAAAATAGAACTTTAGAAATGTGAAAACATGTGTTCATTAGAAACTGACCAAGTAGAGAAAGACATCACCAACCCCACTGGCCACATGTTGGTCCCccatcttccctcctctcccctcctgacGTCCAGCGCCTGTAGGGGTGTTGCATTTGCGGCTGCATTTGCAGTTGCAGTTAGAGCCTTTCACACCATtttgcagagtgtgtgttttcggGGGAGTTTGTAGGACAATCTGCTATGCTGAATGCAACACGCtattactatttttttttaaatgatgtcAAACATTTGCATCTAGAGACAGGCTATAAAACATACACTGCTGAATTAATTCCAGAGCTACTATTCACCATTGTCAATTAGAGTGGAAATGTGCTGTGTGAGCATTTAAACGTCTGTAGCATATATGTTTACCGGGATTTCCATACTACATATGATGACAATGTTAAAGCACATACATATGACTCCTTTCATGTACTTATGAAATAGCTTTCTATGTTTACTGTAATATGCTGTGTGGCCGTATCAGTGCTGCATCAATAACTGGAATCATCACTTTTGTGACCTTTAAAATGGtcagacatacacagagacagaggccTGTTCTGACCCTATGTTGGTTATTTTAAGACTTGGTCTCCAGTCCTGGTTAATAGATACTGTATGACAATGTTAAAGTGACCCTGTGATGTCATATCCTTTTCGTGAGGGCCTTTGAACCTCACTGACCACCGCTGGTATCTCGGACATGGAGGCGTGAAACTAACTCACAAACAAGCACCTCCTCTAAATAAAGACGCAACACGTTTCTTATAATCGGACAATATAAAGCACGAACGCTAAGGAGACAGACGGACTATGAGCATTTACTTCAGTGGcgcactccacacacacgcactcagacaaagaggaaaggagaagagaggaaagtgaaagagaagaggagagaaaaagggaggatAAAGGAGAAGAAGATGGCGTCCATCCCCTGTgctctgttgctgttgctgatcTGCCCAAGTCAGGTCCACATGGGTGAGTTACTTAAGCAATAAGAAGCCGTAGGTTGCACTGATTATACAGTAGAACAGCTAAGTTTCGCGTTATGCCTAAACCCCCCTTAACTGCTCTATAATCAGTGTAACTGCTTAGTGATGACTCTGCAGTAGTACGGACATACAGTAGTACAACATGTCAATGGATCATTAAATGTCATTTTGAAATGGCAGAAAAAAGACTTGAGTGGAATAGTTTTAAAATGTGGCATCATCGTCAGAATTCACCAGTGTGTtatgtggggagagagagaaagagtgatggtGTGTTGTCATAAAAGCATGTGACTGAAAGTGTAGATTTCTCAGTCCTGTGTCCCTAAAGCACAGAAATGAGATCAGACAGAATATCTATGACTACTTTATCACTGAcaactctgtctgtctattctTTAGGTGTTCAAGGAGGAAACAGCCCCACTGTGTTCTCCAGTGCAGGTGGGACAGCTACTCTACCCTGTGCTAATGTGCTTGATCCAAACTGCTCCTCTACTACATGGCTTTATAGCAGCACTGGACCTACTGATGAATTGTTTGGACATGGGAAGATAAAACCTGAAAACGGCAAAAACAGAGCTGAGAGACTGAGTCTGTTCCAGAACTGTTCTCTCCACATTACCGATGTCACCACTGAGGACGCAGGACTCTACATCTGTCAGCAGTATGAAGTGGGTGGACGTCAATCTAAATATGGTGCTCCAGTTTATCTCACTGTTCTCCATGGTAGGTTTCTTGTCAATATATAGACACAGGCACAGGTTGCAATATCTAAGGAAAGATTCTGAAGATTTCATTTTTAAGTCAAACATCACCAAAGCTCCCATTAGCTGAAATGATTAAATGTAGGTTGTTGCTGTGTAGTACTCCTGATGCAGTCTGATGATGTCATTTCCTCCTGCAGTCTTTGcttcctccagagagactgagaTGGAGGCGGGCAGTCATGTGACTCTCCACtgcatcctgcacacacacgacaactGTACCGGATCGGTGAGAGGTAAGGGAGTCTGTCTCAGCTGGGTGGATAAGACAGAGAGTAAGCTGAGCAACATCACCCACcgccagatcagagccacatcTACCTGTTCCATCACTCTGATGATAGAGCTCAGAGTTAATAACTCCACTTCCACACCGAGGAAGTGGAGATGCCAGCTGGCTGCAGAATGGAAGGTTCAGACAACTGCAATCTACACCATCAGAATTAAAGGTTAGAGATGTTTTCGTAACACACTCTTTTCCCAACAGAAAATAATAATGCATCCTGTACTCTATGAACTTGACATTGACTACTGGCAGTTAGCGTGTGGTGAACTGAACCTGATTGGTAAGGTGATCCCTTAGCAAAACATGTGTTCGTGTTGTTATTTGTCCCCAAATCCAGAGACAGTCACTAGGCCTACTGCTTCCACAAACTCAGGTAAGACGTGCCTTACAGCTAACACTAGTTATCATGGGCTATACACATAGGCCTAATTAGGACTGTTATTTGCAACTGCACATCTTTATTGCGTTTACATACTTACAATGCAAAGGCATCTTTATTAACATtgtgtaaatatgtaaatattatttttataaaAACTATTTTTATCCTATGCATTATGCATATCATACGAATCGTCGCCAGTCGAATCAGGCGATTAAGCACCAAGCATTCCACTACGTATGGTATTTTCTATAATGGTATGTCACAAATAAAATGGTGGGCTAACTGGATGTTGACTGGTGCCTTATAACAAAATAGACCTCTGTGAATTGCTAACTGTGTTGTATCTGTCTTCAGACAGAAGGTTCAGGTAAATTAAACATGTGTGTGGTATCATCACTGTTTTGTCCTACAGGTGTTAAACCCACATCTGCTTTTCTGTCCAGGTGTTCTGCTGATAACTAGAGCTGGTGTCTTTGTTAGTCTGTTGGCTGCAGCACTGATTATAATTGTGCTGATACACAAGAGAAAGTGAGTGTTTCACCGGCAATAGCCTGCTGTAAACCACTGCTACCACTGTAGTGACCACTGTGAATACTGTAGTGTCACTCAGGCTCTAACATTTTAATCTTGTTTATTTCAGATGCTGAGGGAGAGCACACCTTAGTGAGTGAACAATGCATATTCTGTTGTTCCACAGAAATAGTCCTTCTGTATGGCACTGGGTTTAATGTGCAGTGAGAAATGTGCAGGTACCTGTATGTTTGACACAGGTCTACGTGATGGATAATCTGACACATTGTTTCCACAGAGTCAAAGCAGGACCAGTGACGCAGCTTTCCAGTTTGTTCCAGCAGCAAACTCCTCAGCTAATGTAAGATAATGACACACTGGCATCACTCATGTCCATCTGAGGCACAGAATGGATGCAGCCGTTACATCTGGATTACTCGTTAGCCTAGATAATGTCCGCCATTAAAAATACTATTCTATTCTTTAGGTTTACTTGTAATGATCTGTGTACACATATGCATGGAAATGGGAAATCTGTATCAAAGGTCATACTCTGGGTAGCACTCATTTTTTAAGGGGGTAAAATGGGCTCCCCAAAGTGTCAGTGTCACTGATAGGGCTTCCTCTTTACAGATTCATGCCTTTAAATATACAGACGACCTACCAGATGTTCGTTTAACGGTGTGATATTGTCAAGTGTGAAGATATTAGGATGTTAAGATATTGTATGTGCTGCATATCATATCCTGCATGAAACTGAAACAATAACCTACATGTAACTTATATAATATCCTCCATGTGCTGCATCTCATATCCTTCATGTGCTGCATCTCATATCCTATGTGTGCTGTAGATCACCATGCCCATGCATATCATAGACACGTTTCTTTCAGTTTAATCTTCAACTCTCTTTTCAACTCTCTTTCTAGTTTGATGTCCTTTTTGTATAGATCAGCGTGATCTCTAATGAATACAATGCATGTAAACAATTAGTCATTGTGTTTCACTGTTTTAAACAATTTTGAAATAAAGCCATTTCATAATAAACTAtattatttctctctcacatattCTTCTAACACGCATGCACTGTCCTGCTCAATGTCAAACATTGTAAACctatgaggttgtgtgtgttccCAAGGGAAGACTTTAGTACAGTAAAAACCCTGCTGATTTGGTTTTGGATGAGCAAAGatttgtaaaataaaaaacacatgttAATGGTCCATAAACCACAAGAGTGGCCTATGGCTCCTCAAAACCTCTTTATGTAATCTTGCACAGAAGGTTGTGATGCGCGTCACGTGTTGGACCATGAAGCATCAGGAGTGAGAACTGTTTTTTATATGGGGACCATGACCATAGAAGCGTCAGGAGCAGGAAGTGGATTTGATATGAGAAGATATATTTTAATAGATGatataaataattaaaatgacattttgaGCCAGTATTTTACATGCCAGTATGAAGGCATGCCAAATGCACATCATTTAAGATATTTTATAATATCTAATTC
The nucleotide sequence above comes from Alosa sapidissima isolate fAloSap1 chromosome 6, fAloSap1.pri, whole genome shotgun sequence. Encoded proteins:
- the LOC121711329 gene encoding uncharacterized protein LOC121711329, which translates into the protein MASIPCALLLLLICPSQVHMGVQGGNSPTVFSSAGGTATLPCANVLDPNCSSTTWLYSSTGPTDELFGHGKIKPENGKNRAERLSLFQNCSLHITDVTTEDAGLYICQQYEVGGRQSKYGAPVYLTVLHVFASSRETEMEAGSHVTLHCILHTHDNCTGSVRGKGVCLSWVDKTESKLSNITHRQIRATSTCSITLMIELRVNNSTSTPRKWRCQLAAEWKVQTTAIYTIRIKETVTRPTASTNSGVLLITRAGVFVSLLAAALIIIVLIHKRKC